GGCGCGACGAGGAGAAGAGCCGCGCGAAGGAGCGCGTCTTCTCCGTCCGCAGCGCCGCCCACAGCTGGGACCCGCGCGACCAGCGGCCGGAACCCTGGCGGCTGTGGAACACGCGCCTCGCACCGGGGGAGTCGGTGCGCGTCTTCCCCCTGTCCAACTGGACCGAGATGGACGTGTGGCGCTACGTCGCGGCGGAGCGCCTGCCGGTGGTGCCGCTCTACTTCGCGGCGGAGCGCCCGATGGTGCGCCGGTCGGGCGCGCTGATCATGGTGGACGACGGCCGCCTGCCGCTGAACCCCGGCGAGGTTCCGGAGATCATGCGGGTCCGCTTCCGCACGCTGGGCTGCTACCCGCTGAGCGGGGCCATCCCCTCCGACGCCGCGACCGTGGAGGATATCCTGGCGGAAATGCGCGCGTCGCGGACCTCCGAACGGCAGGGTCGCCTGATCGACGGCGACGAACCGGCCTCCATGGAGCGCAAGAAGCGCGAGGGCTATTTCTGATGACGACCCCCCTCAATTCCATCCTCAATTCCTCCGTCACGTCTGCCGCCGCTCTCGTTGCCGAACCCGCCGCGGGTCGCGGCCTGCTGCGCTTCCTGACCTGCGGTTCGGTGGACGACGGGAAGTCCACGCTGATCGGCCGCCTCCTCCACGACGCCGGGCTGGTGCCCGACGACCAGCTCGAACAGGCGCGGCGCGACAGCCGCGGCCGCGTCGAGACCGAGGGGGACATCGACGTCTCCCTGCTGGTGGACGGGCTGGAGGCGGAGCGCGAGCAGGGCATCACCATCGACGTCGCGCACCGCTTCTTCGCCACCGGACGGCGCAGCTTCATCGTCGCCGACACGCCGGGGCACGAGCAGTACACCCGCAACATGGCGACCGCCGCCTCCACCGCGTCGCTGGCGGTGCTGCTGGCCGACGCGCGCAAGGGCCTGCTGACCCAGACCCGCCGCCACGCCATCGTCTGCTCGCTGATGGGCATCCGGCACGTCGTGCTGGCGGTCAACAAGATGGATCTGGCCGGCGGCGACGAGGCGGTCTTCAGCGCCATCGCACGGGACTTCCAGAGCTTCGCGGAGCCGCTCGGCTTCCGGTCGGTCACGGCGATCCCCCTGTCGGCGCGGCGCGGCGACAACGTCGTCCACCCCTCCGGCGCCATGCCCTGGTACGCCGGCCCGACCCTGCTGGCGCATCTGGAGACGGCGGAGGTCGGAGACGAGCGGACGGCAGACGGGCCGCTGCGTTTCCTGGTGGAATGGGTGAACCGTCCGGACCCCGACTTCCGCGGCCTGTCGGGGACGGTGCTGTCGGGGTCGCTGGAGCCGGGCGACGCGGTGACGGTGTGGCCGTCGGGGCGGCCCGCCCGGATCG
This genomic window from Azospirillum baldaniorum contains:
- the cysD gene encoding sulfate adenylyltransferase subunit CysD, giving the protein MPTLPDDLRLLEAESIAILREVAAAFTRPVMLYSIGKDSGVLLHLARKAFHPSPIPFPLLHVDTGWKFREMIAFRDETVRRLGLRLLVHRNEDGVARGIDPIRSGSALHTRVMKTEALRQALDRHGFDAAIGGARRDEEKSRAKERVFSVRSAAHSWDPRDQRPEPWRLWNTRLAPGESVRVFPLSNWTEMDVWRYVAAERLPVVPLYFAAERPMVRRSGALIMVDDGRLPLNPGEVPEIMRVRFRTLGCYPLSGAIPSDAATVEDILAEMRASRTSERQGRLIDGDEPASMERKKREGYF